From Herbiconiux flava, one genomic window encodes:
- a CDS encoding FHA domain-containing protein, translated as MVRLDIDLTFSEIEADGDGTTTPFEGTITASGTEITIHVNEPGRLPGNGRRSLADLTTVADALAARGVSLCLEGPDGPIVHLGDVKNSRLQRLVTRSPHIRLGGLQALAPLLVRRNGDQALTFPLPPTTPFPLLPTVNRVVRRRVTTTHYLPGSGRPRLIFTVGSEYWDGRPPREFDLLPGRTVIGSGPDADLRLPGLAPVHAEIRHEDDDEYVLYDVEPTGGGHTREAGPVGGRPPRGRILRTGARVELGEWRLAYFREEFADHGRPYGGRVGGELSKQKKQPPRGGASSVAGRVTDPN; from the coding sequence ATGGTGCGCCTCGACATCGACCTGACGTTCTCCGAGATCGAAGCGGACGGCGACGGCACGACCACGCCCTTCGAGGGCACGATCACGGCGTCGGGCACCGAGATCACGATCCACGTGAACGAGCCCGGGCGGCTGCCCGGGAACGGGCGGCGGAGCCTCGCCGACCTCACGACCGTCGCCGACGCGCTCGCGGCGCGGGGCGTCTCGCTCTGCCTGGAAGGGCCGGACGGTCCGATCGTGCACCTCGGCGACGTGAAGAACAGCCGGCTGCAGCGGCTCGTCACGCGCTCGCCGCACATCCGGCTCGGCGGCCTCCAGGCGCTCGCGCCGCTGCTCGTGCGCCGGAACGGCGACCAGGCGCTCACCTTCCCGCTGCCTCCGACGACACCGTTCCCGCTGCTGCCGACCGTGAACCGGGTGGTGCGACGCCGGGTCACGACGACGCACTACCTCCCCGGCTCCGGCCGGCCCCGCTTGATCTTCACCGTCGGCTCCGAGTACTGGGACGGGCGACCGCCCCGCGAGTTCGACCTGCTGCCCGGCCGCACGGTCATCGGCTCGGGGCCCGACGCCGACCTGCGGCTGCCGGGGCTCGCGCCCGTCCACGCCGAGATCCGGCACGAGGACGACGACGAGTACGTGCTCTACGACGTCGAGCCCACGGGCGGCGGCCACACCCGCGAGGCCGGCCCGGTGGGGGGCCGTCCGCCGCGCGGCCGCATCCTGCGCACCGGCGCCCGGGTCGAGCTCGGCGAGTGGCGGCTGGCCTACTTCCGGGAGGAGTTCGCCGACCACGGCCGCCCCTACGGCGGCCGGGTCGGGGGAGAGCTGTCGAAGCAGAAGAAGCAGCCTCCGCGTGGCGGGGCGTCGTCGGTGGCCGGGAGGGTGACCGATCCGAACTAG
- a CDS encoding acetylxylan esterase, with amino-acid sequence MLTDLGEAELAEYESVQTAPDDFDEFWDSTLAEARAAGVGAGREVVLERVPTGLETVDVYDVTFPGFGGQGIKAWLRVPARAEGPLPAVVQYVGYGGGRGRAWENLFWASAGFAHLQMDTRGQGSTWSVGATGDPDGSTGPQIPGVMTRGIESREGYYYRRLMTDAVLAVDAARTLPQVDPERIGVVGGSQGGGLALAVAALAEGVTAGAFTTPFLCDYPRAIRITDAHPYKEIAQYLAVHRDRLGEVMETLRYFDGVNFARRAQVPAWFSAAMMDPITPPSTIAGAHRAYAGDSALHLWPFNGHEAGGPDEDALVLAFLASHLRR; translated from the coding sequence ATGCTGACCGACCTCGGCGAAGCCGAACTGGCCGAATACGAGAGCGTGCAGACCGCTCCCGACGACTTCGACGAGTTCTGGGACTCGACGCTCGCCGAGGCGCGGGCCGCCGGCGTCGGTGCCGGGCGGGAGGTCGTGCTCGAACGCGTGCCGACGGGGCTCGAGACCGTCGACGTCTACGACGTGACGTTCCCCGGCTTCGGCGGGCAGGGCATCAAGGCGTGGCTGCGGGTACCCGCGCGAGCCGAGGGGCCGCTGCCGGCCGTCGTGCAGTACGTCGGCTACGGGGGCGGACGCGGGCGGGCCTGGGAGAACCTGTTCTGGGCGAGCGCCGGCTTCGCGCACCTGCAGATGGACACCCGCGGCCAGGGCTCCACCTGGTCGGTGGGCGCCACGGGCGACCCCGACGGGTCGACGGGGCCGCAGATCCCGGGCGTGATGACCCGGGGCATCGAGAGCCGTGAGGGCTACTACTACCGCCGGCTGATGACGGATGCGGTGCTCGCCGTCGACGCCGCCCGAACCCTGCCGCAGGTCGACCCCGAGCGCATCGGCGTGGTCGGGGGCAGTCAGGGCGGCGGGCTGGCCCTGGCCGTCGCGGCCCTCGCCGAGGGCGTCACCGCCGGCGCCTTCACCACCCCGTTCCTCTGCGACTACCCGCGGGCCATCCGCATCACGGATGCGCACCCCTACAAGGAGATCGCCCAGTACCTGGCGGTGCACCGCGATCGCCTCGGCGAGGTGATGGAGACGCTGCGCTACTTCGACGGGGTGAACTTCGCCCGCCGGGCGCAGGTCCCCGCCTGGTTCTCGGCGGCGATGATGGACCCGATCACCCCGCCGTCGACGATCGCCGGCGCCCATCGGGCCTATGCCGGCGACAGCGCGCTGCACCTCTGGCCCTTCAACGGCCACGAGGCGGGCGGTCCCGACGAAGACGCCCTCGTGCTCGCCTTCCTCGCGTCGCACCTGCGCCGCTAG
- a CDS encoding GNAT family N-acetyltransferase: MPVDLRPLAEEGLAEFIARSNAEYRRERIESGDSPEYADERVASSNEQYFPGGVPAEGQLVFEVLADGETDSDPEVVGVLWLGVIDPVRPTEWWVFDVEIAEEHRGHGYGRAAMLLAERVAAEHGATKLGLNVFGHNTVARGLYDSLGYEVTATNMAKPL; encoded by the coding sequence ATGCCCGTCGATCTCCGTCCGCTCGCCGAAGAAGGCCTCGCCGAGTTCATCGCGCGCAGCAACGCCGAGTACCGCCGCGAGCGCATCGAGTCCGGGGACAGCCCCGAGTACGCCGACGAGCGCGTGGCGTCGTCGAACGAGCAGTACTTCCCGGGCGGCGTGCCCGCCGAGGGGCAGCTCGTCTTCGAGGTGCTCGCCGACGGCGAGACCGATTCCGACCCCGAGGTGGTCGGGGTGCTCTGGCTCGGGGTGATCGACCCCGTGCGGCCGACCGAGTGGTGGGTGTTCGACGTCGAGATCGCCGAGGAGCACCGCGGGCACGGCTACGGCCGGGCCGCCATGCTGCTCGCTGAGCGCGTCGCCGCCGAGCACGGCGCCACGAAGCTCGGGCTGAACGTCTTCGGGCACAACACCGTCGCGCGCGGCCTGTACGACTCGCTGGGCTACGAGGTCACGGCGACGAACATGGCGAAGCCGCTGTGA
- a CDS encoding PPK2 family polyphosphate kinase, giving the protein MPAHAEPPRGRIEGPWSSRLRVGAPGASVDLGDFDTGATPGVLDKDDGEASFRGTGKSLARLQEQLFAASTVSGGATARSVLLVLQGMDTSGKGGVVKKVAGSVDPQGVWHHAFKAPTEEERAHPFLWRVERQLPAPGQIGVWDRSHYEDVLVPRVRGTLSTAAIDDRYATINAFERQLVEAGTTIVKVFLHLGYEEQRKRLLRRLDRADKHWKFSPGDVDDRAHWPAFQEAYEAALSATNTEPAPWFVVPADHKWFSALAVQQLLEEALTGLQLRWPTASFDVERERERLLAT; this is encoded by the coding sequence ATGCCGGCACACGCCGAACCGCCGCGCGGGCGGATCGAGGGGCCGTGGAGCTCGAGGCTGCGGGTGGGGGCGCCCGGCGCATCCGTCGATCTCGGCGACTTCGACACCGGAGCGACCCCCGGTGTGCTCGACAAGGACGACGGGGAGGCCAGCTTCCGCGGCACCGGCAAGTCGCTCGCACGGCTGCAGGAGCAGCTCTTCGCCGCGAGCACCGTGAGCGGTGGGGCGACGGCGCGCTCGGTGCTGCTCGTGCTGCAGGGCATGGACACCTCGGGCAAGGGCGGCGTGGTGAAGAAGGTGGCCGGCTCAGTCGACCCCCAGGGGGTCTGGCACCACGCCTTCAAGGCGCCGACGGAGGAGGAGCGGGCGCATCCGTTCCTCTGGCGCGTCGAGCGGCAGCTGCCGGCGCCCGGGCAGATCGGGGTGTGGGACAGGTCGCACTACGAGGACGTGCTGGTGCCGCGGGTGCGCGGCACGCTCTCGACCGCTGCGATCGACGACCGCTACGCGACCATCAACGCCTTCGAGCGGCAGCTCGTCGAGGCCGGCACGACGATCGTGAAGGTGTTCCTGCACCTCGGGTACGAGGAGCAGCGCAAGCGGCTGCTGCGCCGGCTCGACCGCGCCGACAAGCACTGGAAGTTCAGCCCCGGCGACGTCGACGACCGCGCGCACTGGCCGGCCTTCCAGGAGGCCTACGAGGCGGCGCTGTCGGCCACCAACACCGAGCCGGCGCCGTGGTTCGTGGTGCCGGCCGACCACAAGTGGTTCTCGGCGCTCGCCGTGCAGCAGCTGCTCGAGGAGGCGCTCACCGGGCTGCAGCTGCGATGGCCGACGGCGTCGTTCGACGTCGAGCGGGAGCGGGAGCGGCTGCTCGCGACCTGA
- a CDS encoding alpha/beta fold hydrolase: MSQGLRRRIALRDGRGLAYRVYGDPHGSLVLSCHGGLMSGLDAATGDAVARSLGIALVSPDRPGIGGSSRSPGRTPLAWARQDVAALLEHLASPAGGSLDTDRFAVTGWSEGGQYALAVARAFPDRVSAVAVVAGALPLADPAVFAELNRTDKRVAGLSLRAPLLAAVGFAATRRIARAFPRLTAEASGAALDASDTRLLARHSSWFARCVAEGVADPLGAVDSYRAFVGPWGFSPAEVPVPVVVHQGSADRLIPAAWASRLVDELPDARLRRYPSEGHFIVLSRRADVLASLVTPV, from the coding sequence ATGAGCCAGGGCCTGCGCCGCCGCATCGCCCTGCGCGACGGACGCGGGCTGGCCTACCGGGTCTACGGCGATCCGCACGGGTCGCTCGTGCTGAGCTGCCACGGTGGGCTGATGAGCGGCCTCGACGCCGCCACCGGGGACGCGGTCGCCCGCTCGCTCGGCATCGCCCTCGTCTCGCCCGACCGCCCGGGCATCGGCGGCAGTTCGCGGAGCCCCGGCCGGACCCCGCTCGCCTGGGCCCGGCAGGACGTCGCCGCCCTGCTGGAGCACCTCGCGTCGCCCGCCGGCGGATCCCTCGACACGGATCGCTTCGCGGTCACCGGCTGGTCGGAGGGTGGCCAGTACGCGCTCGCCGTGGCCCGCGCGTTCCCCGACCGGGTGTCGGCCGTCGCGGTCGTCGCGGGTGCGCTGCCACTCGCCGACCCGGCCGTGTTCGCCGAGCTCAACCGCACCGACAAGCGCGTCGCCGGGCTGTCGTTGCGGGCGCCGCTCCTGGCCGCCGTGGGCTTCGCGGCCACCCGGCGCATCGCCCGCGCCTTCCCTCGACTGACCGCCGAGGCCTCGGGCGCGGCCCTCGACGCGAGCGACACCCGGCTGCTCGCCCGCCACTCGTCCTGGTTCGCCCGCTGCGTCGCCGAGGGCGTCGCCGACCCGCTCGGGGCCGTCGACTCGTACCGCGCCTTCGTGGGGCCGTGGGGCTTCTCGCCCGCCGAGGTGCCGGTGCCGGTGGTGGTGCACCAGGGCTCGGCCGACCGCCTCATCCCGGCGGCGTGGGCCTCCCGCCTGGTCGACGAGCTCCCGGATGCCCGCCTGCGCCGCTATCCGTCCGAGGGCCACTTCATCGTGCTGAGCCGCCGCGCCGACGTCCTGGCGTCCCTCGTCACCCCCGTGTGA
- a CDS encoding multidrug effflux MFS transporter, whose protein sequence is MTDSTTTRRGPQRSGPRMPSRRVLVAILLGVIPLSQAPIDIYTPAIPTMITELDTTSSLVQTSVAVYVLGMSLGLIPVGVIADAKGRRPTLLTCLALLLVTSVGIAFANDIAVLLVLRFFQGVGGCACMVLVYAVAADTTRGPKLTSLSGLLGASWGLAPVIAPAIGGFLVDAVTWRGIFVLVAVLAGIALLVVWRMLPETLDPADAQPIVPRAIVRVLGSTLRQKIFVGLTLAFAVFASAQLLFGIIAPLIYQKTLGLSAPEYGAIALVIGAANLGGELATGAFATRLSSRVIGFSAFAFFVAGTAVLLVSGLTVGPDILLITIGGMLVMVGCGALCPLAYGLALGLFDRNLGLIGGLTSAVCYLVVAATMAGAAGLPDRDQVPLSFVYVGCAVVGALLLALCLRPRVPTPAEPVTRG, encoded by the coding sequence ATGACCGACAGCACCACCACGCGCCGCGGCCCCCAGCGGTCGGGCCCTCGTATGCCGAGCCGACGGGTGCTCGTCGCGATCCTGCTGGGGGTCATCCCGCTCAGCCAGGCGCCGATCGACATCTACACGCCGGCCATCCCGACGATGATCACCGAGCTCGACACCACGTCGTCGCTCGTGCAGACCTCGGTGGCGGTCTACGTGCTCGGCATGAGCCTCGGCCTCATCCCGGTGGGCGTGATCGCCGACGCGAAGGGGCGCCGGCCGACCCTGCTCACCTGCCTCGCCCTGCTGCTCGTGACGAGCGTCGGCATCGCCTTCGCGAACGACATCGCGGTGCTGCTGGTGCTGCGCTTCTTCCAGGGGGTGGGCGGATGCGCGTGCATGGTCCTCGTCTACGCCGTCGCCGCCGACACCACCCGGGGCCCGAAGCTCACCTCCCTCTCGGGCCTGCTCGGCGCCTCGTGGGGCCTCGCCCCCGTGATCGCGCCCGCGATCGGCGGCTTCCTCGTGGACGCCGTGACCTGGCGGGGCATCTTCGTGCTCGTCGCGGTGCTCGCGGGCATCGCGCTGCTGGTGGTGTGGCGGATGCTCCCCGAGACGCTCGACCCGGCCGACGCCCAGCCGATCGTGCCGAGGGCGATCGTCCGGGTGCTGGGCAGCACTCTCCGGCAGAAGATCTTCGTCGGCCTGACGCTCGCGTTCGCGGTGTTCGCCAGCGCCCAGCTGCTGTTCGGCATCATCGCCCCGCTGATCTACCAGAAGACACTCGGACTGTCGGCGCCCGAGTACGGCGCCATAGCGCTGGTCATCGGCGCGGCCAACCTGGGCGGCGAGCTCGCGACCGGCGCCTTCGCGACCCGGCTGTCGTCGCGGGTGATCGGCTTCTCGGCGTTCGCCTTCTTCGTCGCCGGCACCGCGGTGCTGCTCGTCAGCGGTCTCACGGTCGGGCCCGACATCCTGCTGATCACCATCGGCGGCATGCTCGTGATGGTCGGCTGCGGCGCACTCTGCCCGCTCGCCTACGGCCTCGCCCTCGGCCTCTTCGACCGCAACCTGGGCCTGATCGGAGGCCTCACCAGCGCCGTCTGCTACCTCGTCGTCGCCGCGACGATGGCCGGGGCGGCCGGCCTGCCGGACCGCGACCAGGTGCCCCTCTCCTTCGTCTACGTCGGCTGCGCCGTCGTCGGCGCCCTCCTCCTGGCTCTCTGCCTCCGCCCCCGCGTCCCCACCCCGGCCGAGCCGGTCACACGGGGGTGA
- a CDS encoding SDR family oxidoreductase, translated as MAQKTWFITGASRGFGREWALAALERGDSVAATARDTFTLAELVDRYGDRFLPLQLDVNDREADFAAVTEAYDYFGRLDVVINNAGYGQFGFIEELSEKEVRDQFETNVFGAFWITQAALPYLREQGSGHIIQVSSIGGISAFPNIGVYNASKWALEGFSQALAQEVAPFGVHVTLVEPGGFSTDWGGASAKHAEPLEDYAAVKEAAAEARKSRVASPGDPTATGEAILRIVDAEKPPLRVFFGRTPIETAKADYAGRIAEWEQWNDVSVLAQG; from the coding sequence ATGGCACAGAAGACATGGTTCATCACCGGAGCGTCCCGCGGTTTCGGCCGCGAGTGGGCGCTCGCCGCCCTCGAGCGAGGGGACAGCGTGGCCGCGACCGCGCGCGACACCTTCACCCTCGCCGAGCTGGTCGACCGCTACGGCGACCGATTCCTCCCGCTGCAGCTCGACGTGAACGACCGCGAGGCCGACTTCGCCGCCGTCACCGAGGCGTACGACTACTTCGGACGCCTCGACGTCGTGATCAACAACGCCGGCTACGGACAGTTCGGCTTCATCGAGGAGCTCAGCGAGAAGGAGGTGCGCGACCAGTTCGAGACGAACGTGTTCGGCGCGTTCTGGATCACGCAGGCCGCCCTGCCGTATCTGCGCGAGCAGGGGTCGGGCCACATCATCCAGGTGTCGTCGATCGGCGGCATCTCGGCGTTCCCGAACATCGGCGTCTACAACGCGTCCAAGTGGGCGCTCGAGGGGTTCTCGCAGGCGCTGGCCCAGGAGGTCGCCCCGTTCGGCGTGCACGTCACGCTGGTGGAGCCGGGTGGGTTCAGCACCGACTGGGGCGGAGCATCCGCCAAGCACGCCGAGCCGCTCGAGGACTACGCCGCCGTGAAGGAGGCCGCCGCCGAGGCCCGCAAGTCGCGGGTCGCCTCGCCGGGTGATCCCACGGCGACGGGTGAGGCGATCCTGCGGATCGTCGACGCCGAGAAGCCGCCGCTGCGCGTGTTCTTCGGGCGCACCCCGATCGAGACGGCGAAGGCCGACTACGCGGGGCGCATCGCGGAGTGGGAGCAGTGGAACGACGTGTCGGTGCTGGCGCAGGGTTGA
- a CDS encoding NAD(P)/FAD-dependent oxidoreductase, with amino-acid sequence MDENEFDVIVVGGGAAGLNAALVLARSRRRVVVVDAGEPRNRFTAHMHGFLTRDGFDPAKLLRIGREEVGGYGATILQGRAVSATGSAGAFQVTVETAGSETRTLKARRLVIATGLRDELPPIDGLQEQWGRGAVACPYCDGWEARDSRVVVIAASARASHQAELMRQLSDDVTIVGRVTAELGTETLRGFAARGIRVGENDVVRVERVDEARERPLRLTLDDGSTLEADVVFTGGALVPNDELLRQLGAETAAGPMGEWTASDPTGLTSVPGVWVAGNSANAGALVIVAAASGLTAATVINYDLVQDDIARALRPAPQE; translated from the coding sequence ATGGATGAGAACGAATTCGATGTGATCGTGGTCGGCGGCGGAGCAGCCGGCCTGAACGCCGCCCTGGTGCTGGCCCGCTCCCGCCGCCGCGTGGTCGTGGTCGACGCCGGAGAGCCCCGCAACCGCTTCACCGCCCACATGCACGGCTTCCTGACCCGAGACGGCTTCGACCCGGCCAAGCTGCTGCGGATCGGCCGCGAGGAGGTGGGCGGCTACGGCGCCACGATCCTCCAGGGCCGCGCCGTGAGCGCGACCGGGAGCGCGGGCGCCTTCCAGGTTACGGTCGAGACCGCCGGCAGCGAGACCCGCACGCTGAAGGCCCGCCGCCTCGTCATCGCCACCGGACTCCGCGACGAGCTCCCCCCGATCGACGGCCTCCAGGAGCAGTGGGGCCGCGGCGCCGTCGCCTGCCCCTACTGCGACGGCTGGGAGGCGCGCGACTCCCGCGTGGTGGTGATCGCCGCCTCCGCCCGCGCGTCCCACCAGGCCGAGCTGATGCGCCAGCTGAGCGACGACGTCACGATCGTCGGCCGCGTGACCGCCGAACTCGGGACCGAGACGTTGCGCGGTTTCGCGGCTCGAGGCATCCGGGTGGGAGAGAACGACGTGGTGCGCGTCGAACGCGTCGACGAAGCACGGGAGCGACCCCTCCGCCTCACCCTCGACGACGGGAGCACGCTCGAGGCCGACGTCGTCTTCACCGGCGGGGCGCTCGTGCCGAACGACGAGCTGCTAAGACAGCTGGGTGCCGAGACGGCCGCCGGCCCGATGGGTGAGTGGACCGCATCCGACCCCACCGGCCTCACCTCGGTGCCCGGGGTGTGGGTGGCGGGCAACTCGGCGAACGCGGGCGCACTCGTCATCGTGGCCGCGGCGTCAGGGCTCACCGCGGCCACGGTGATCAACTACGACCTGGTGCAGGACGACATCGCCCGAGCACTCAGGCCCGCCCCGCAGGAGTGA
- a CDS encoding HNH endonuclease signature motif containing protein, translating into MSSAARILEMAAGVCGRSGAGLTGLGDDELLELMAAYEVLGRAVSAQQVRFAGEVGVRSRSELGDEGLSRSQNFTTPVALVAKVTGASTRACKARLDLGRTLRGAVLLGGGEGPAPFPVVARVLDEGVLGVEAAAAIVKQCGVLADRGCSPEVVSLAEETLVDQTISCRLTADETFRAAIHLREVLDPDGAEPRDEVLQMQRSLTIAQAPDGMYRGTFALGPEQGGVWMSSIRAMQSPRVAGPRFVDEDEYVIADGRTQAQKNADTVTELIARAAGAEDMPRINGAIATVNVHMTLDDLLAGRGVGWIDGIDQPVPASTVAQLRCSSPVAATLFGDKGEVLYHGKAKRLFTAAQNRALAARDGGCVWPSCDRPPSFCETHHANEWVSDDHPPGRTDIDNGILLCHFHHSHLHKSPWKLTMHDGVPHLIPPRWVDTEQKPIPTTRRRTIQRPAA; encoded by the coding sequence ATGAGTTCAGCTGCCCGCATCCTTGAGATGGCCGCCGGTGTCTGCGGCCGTTCCGGCGCGGGGCTGACGGGTCTCGGTGATGACGAGTTGCTCGAATTGATGGCCGCCTACGAGGTGCTCGGTCGTGCGGTGTCGGCGCAGCAGGTTCGGTTTGCGGGTGAGGTCGGGGTGCGGTCGCGTTCGGAGCTCGGCGACGAGGGCCTGAGCCGGTCGCAGAACTTCACGACACCCGTCGCGCTCGTCGCGAAGGTCACCGGCGCGTCAACGCGGGCGTGCAAGGCGCGGCTCGACCTCGGACGCACACTGCGGGGTGCGGTGCTGTTGGGTGGGGGCGAAGGGCCGGCACCGTTCCCGGTGGTCGCTCGCGTGCTCGATGAGGGCGTTCTCGGGGTCGAGGCGGCGGCGGCCATCGTGAAGCAGTGTGGGGTGCTCGCCGACCGTGGATGCTCCCCCGAGGTTGTGAGCCTCGCGGAGGAGACACTCGTCGACCAGACCATCTCGTGCCGACTGACAGCGGACGAGACCTTCCGGGCCGCCATTCACCTGCGCGAGGTGCTCGACCCCGATGGTGCTGAGCCGCGGGACGAGGTGCTGCAGATGCAGCGGTCGCTGACCATCGCCCAGGCACCGGATGGGATGTACCGGGGGACGTTCGCCCTCGGGCCCGAGCAGGGCGGGGTGTGGATGTCGAGCATCCGGGCGATGCAGAGCCCACGCGTGGCCGGGCCGCGTTTCGTCGACGAAGACGAGTACGTGATCGCGGATGGTCGCACGCAGGCGCAGAAGAACGCTGACACCGTCACTGAGCTGATCGCCCGCGCCGCTGGCGCCGAGGACATGCCCCGCATCAACGGGGCCATCGCCACGGTCAACGTGCACATGACGCTTGATGACCTTTTGGCGGGGCGGGGTGTCGGGTGGATCGACGGCATCGACCAGCCCGTCCCCGCCTCCACCGTTGCGCAGCTGCGGTGCTCATCCCCGGTCGCGGCGACGCTGTTCGGCGACAAGGGCGAGGTGCTCTACCACGGCAAGGCCAAGCGCCTTTTCACCGCGGCGCAGAACCGGGCACTCGCAGCCCGAGACGGCGGCTGCGTGTGGCCCAGCTGCGATCGGCCACCCTCGTTCTGCGAAACACATCACGCGAACGAGTGGGTCTCAGACGATCATCCGCCCGGCCGCACTGATATCGACAACGGGATTCTGCTCTGCCACTTCCACCACTCACATCTGCACAAGTCACCGTGGAAATTGACCATGCACGATGGGGTGCCTCACTTGATTCCGCCGAGGTGGGTCGACACGGAGCAGAAACCGATCCCGACCACTCGGCGTCGCACCATCCAGCGACCCGCCGCTTAG
- a CDS encoding helix-turn-helix domain-containing protein: MVTESQGARIGARLRSARTGRELTLAALSAGTGISASTISRLEAGKRQPNLELLIPLAAALEVTIDELVTDAVPDPRIRGRHTHRPGVTTELLSRENAPMQTVRMTLRPSSEEVALRTHEGFEWLYVLNGRLRLLLGDHDLVLAEGEAAEFATRVPHWLGSADDQPVELMCIFSRDGERIHVRAQTEPDRRAGR, encoded by the coding sequence GTGGTCACCGAGTCGCAGGGCGCACGCATCGGCGCCCGGCTGCGTTCCGCGCGCACCGGGCGCGAGCTGACCCTGGCCGCGCTCTCGGCCGGCACCGGCATCTCCGCCAGCACCATCTCGCGCCTCGAGGCGGGCAAGCGGCAGCCGAACCTCGAGCTGCTCATCCCGCTGGCCGCAGCCCTCGAGGTGACCATCGACGAACTGGTGACGGATGCGGTGCCCGACCCGCGCATCCGGGGTCGTCACACCCACCGGCCGGGGGTCACCACCGAGCTGCTCTCCCGCGAGAACGCACCGATGCAGACCGTGCGGATGACGCTGCGGCCGAGCTCGGAAGAGGTCGCGCTGCGCACGCACGAGGGCTTCGAGTGGCTTTACGTGCTGAACGGGCGGCTGCGGCTGCTGCTCGGCGACCACGACCTGGTGCTCGCCGAGGGCGAGGCCGCGGAGTTCGCGACACGGGTGCCGCACTGGCTGGGAAGCGCCGACGACCAGCCCGTCGAGCTGATGTGCATCTTCAGCCGGGACGGGGAGCGCATCCACGTGCGGGCGCAGACCGAGCCCGACCGGCGCGCGGGACGCTGA
- a CDS encoding gamma-glutamylcyclotransferase family protein, whose amino-acid sequence MTDETGRATDAQLLFSYGTLRQESVQQAVFGRLIEGRDASIVGYSQEWLAISDPAVIAASGSDRHPLLVPDPTAPPVPGTVFELTPAELAAADAYEVDDYERVQLPLDTGELAWVYVFAGSPA is encoded by the coding sequence ATGACCGACGAGACCGGACGGGCGACGGATGCGCAGCTGCTGTTCTCCTACGGCACCCTCCGCCAGGAGTCTGTGCAGCAGGCCGTCTTCGGCCGCCTGATCGAGGGCCGCGACGCGTCGATCGTGGGATACTCGCAGGAGTGGCTGGCGATCTCCGACCCGGCGGTGATCGCCGCGAGTGGTTCGGACCGGCATCCGCTGCTCGTGCCCGACCCCACCGCCCCGCCCGTGCCCGGCACGGTCTTCGAACTCACGCCCGCTGAGCTCGCCGCGGCCGACGCCTACGAGGTCGACGACTACGAGCGCGTGCAACTGCCCCTCGACACCGGCGAGCTGGCCTGGGTCTACGTCTTCGCGGGCTCGCCCGCCTGA
- a CDS encoding SDR family NAD(P)-dependent oxidoreductase — MDLGISGKTALVSGADSGIGWHTAKLLLEEGASVVVTDRDPSKLEGALAELPAPREGATLHGFPADITRLDDLATLHERVKDAVGDIDILVQCAGITGAQGLFHEIDDEGWTSTIETDLLGPVRLVRTFLPSLRKGGWGRIVLTASEDAVQPYDDELPYCAAKAGVLALAKGLSRSYATEGLLVNAVSPAFIHTPMTDAMMQKRAEQQGSSVDEAISSFLDEERPYLELKRRGEPEEVAAVIAFLCSDRASFVNGSNYRVDAGSVATI; from the coding sequence ATGGATCTCGGCATCTCCGGCAAGACCGCCCTCGTGAGCGGTGCAGACTCGGGCATCGGTTGGCACACCGCGAAGCTGCTGCTGGAGGAGGGAGCCTCGGTCGTCGTCACCGACCGCGACCCCTCGAAGCTCGAGGGGGCCCTCGCCGAGCTCCCGGCTCCGCGCGAGGGTGCGACCCTGCACGGGTTCCCCGCCGACATCACGCGCCTCGACGACCTCGCGACGCTGCACGAGCGGGTTAAGGATGCGGTGGGCGACATCGACATCCTGGTGCAGTGCGCCGGCATCACCGGGGCGCAGGGCCTGTTCCACGAGATCGACGACGAGGGCTGGACGAGCACCATCGAGACCGACCTGCTCGGGCCGGTGCGACTCGTGCGCACGTTCCTGCCGTCGCTGCGGAAAGGCGGCTGGGGGCGGATCGTGCTGACCGCGAGCGAGGACGCGGTGCAGCCCTACGACGACGAGCTCCCCTACTGCGCCGCCAAGGCCGGCGTGCTCGCGCTCGCCAAGGGCCTCTCACGCAGCTACGCGACGGAGGGGCTGCTCGTGAACGCGGTCTCGCCCGCGTTCATCCATACGCCGATGACCGACGCGATGATGCAGAAGCGCGCCGAGCAGCAGGGCAGCTCGGTCGACGAGGCGATCTCGTCGTTCCTCGACGAGGAGCGGCCCTACCTCGAGCTGAAGCGCCGCGGCGAGCCGGAGGAGGTAGCCGCGGTGATCGCGTTCCTCTGCTCCGACCGCGCCTCGTTCGTGAACGGCTCGAACTACCGCGTCGACGCGGGCTCGGTCGCGACCATCTGA